TAATACTGGCCTTTGGTTTCTCACAGCTTAGAACACCTCACCTAATCATTACTGAAAAAACAACTGCTACCCTTGAAATGTCCCCTGACCTAAGTCTTACTCCTACATGTAAGAAAATCTTCAAATTCAAATATTGATTCCTCACACTAATCCTACCCCCAACCTAGGATTGCCAAAGGAGGTATCCCCAACTGAAGGACTGTAACTTCTCCCTTATCCCAGCATCCACTCCCAGCAACAGGGCACTGCTCCAAACACTGAACAGAACTCAGctaggaagacaaagaaaaacttcATATTTCCAAGTCATTTCAGTGTTCTAAGATCTTTTACCAAACTAAAAACATGCCCCAAACTTGACCCAACAACCAAGAAAGAGCTCCAAAGCCAATGAAGACATTAGAGTATCCCAGGCACTCTCCACTAGttgtttgaaaagaagaaaacaagacgTCTTCCAAGGCCCACGACATGGCTTCTAGAGGCTCAAAGCCCCTCGACCCCAGCATATACAAGCACACAGAGAATCCATACTGAAGTGTCTGAACCTGGCAATGCAAGCTGATCACAGTAGACAGTTTTGAAATTAAGCACACATTTTTGGGCCTTCTGCAATAAATCTGAAAATCCCAGGAGATGTATACTTTCAAATATCCTGTGTGACTCTGCTATAGCCAACTTTGGGAGGACTGGCCTACAAAATTAAGAACAGGAAATGAAGACCCTCACCTGATACAACCATCAAAGGAGCCTGGTTTGAAGGGGATACCCTGGCCCATATCCCCCAAAAGCAGGTCTCCTTCCGTGTCTCGGTCCAAGGCTGCATCTACATGGGAGAAAAGGACATAAGAGAAGCAGACAAGGAGTATAGCTGCGCCCTACTCATAAGGGTGGCCTCCCTGGTGTGAAACAGAGCATACTCACCCAGCATGGCAGGGCTGATGTCAATGCCCACCCAATAGTGCCCTTCATCTGAGAGATAATCTCCACTCAGCCCAGAACCACACCTGAAAGACACAATGGACAGGGAAGGCCTCAGTACTACTGAGTGGCAAAAATGCTGCCCAGGCAACCTGAACCAGGCCCCAGGATCTCACCCAATGTCCAACAGGTAGCAGGGCTGACCCTCAGGCAGATTAAGGAGCTCCAGTGCTCGCCCAGCCATCTTGGTCTGAACATCGATCATCCGTGAGCTGGGAAGGCAGAGTACAGTGAGTGATAAAGGAGTGCTGGGCTTACACCTCATCAGaacaaaaaacccagaagaaGAAGGGAACCATCAGCCAGAGGTACTCCTTCTTGACCCTGCTCCTTGTAATTATAACTTAAATCTATTTAAGAGTGGTTCTAAAAGTTCATGGAATACAACaatatgctatttttattgtGACATAAATTATATACACCAGCTCCAGAGTTTTCAAAAATGCCTAAACAGGGAGCTCTGCAGATGGAAGTCTATGTGTGACTCGTAAAGACAAGTGGACCAGAGGTTTTTGCTGACCCTCTCTGTCTTGAACTCCAATTTGAACGGGAAGGAAAACCCGGGTATCCTGTAGAATTTTCGACAGCGTCGTATACTGGAAAGGGCAGTTTCGGAAGTCCCTGCTGAAGCTTCTACTTGCCAAATAACTCTGCACCTGTCCCAGTAGCTACCCTCCAGGCACCTCAGATACCTGTGCCAACGGCCAGCCGTCGTGAAACGTAAAGCGACAAGTACCTCGATCATGCGAACCTACCTATTATTTCCTCCCCACCCACAGAACCGACCCACGACAACGCCCTCCGCCCCCTTCGCCAGGCGCTGGAACAGCGGCCGCCCTGCGCTCGGAAAGCCACCGGGTAAAGCAGGCACGACCGCAGCTGGGCGCCGCGGTTACCGAGACCCCACGGGGATCACGGCTTAACGCTGCCTTGACGGAGGCAGAGAAGTGGCCTCGCTCAGCTCCCtgctctccccctccccaacaTTCTGCGTGTTTTCCAAGTAATGCCGACACTCGGGGCAGCTGCCGGGCCCCGGGCCCCGGCCCCCCGACGCCGCGGGATTCCAGGCTCCCCTCACTTGCGAACGTATTTCCGGGCTTCATTCTGGTCGTAAAACTGcggggaagaagaagagaaaggcaaGTAGAGGAAAGAATTCAGACGCCACAGCCCTAGAAGAGAAAGCGATACCCGCGGGCCAAGCGCCTCACCAGCTCCGGGGGTCCGCTGTGCTCGGGTCTCCGACCCCGAGACGCCATCCTCTAGCCTCCTCAGCACGCCGGTGTTCCCGGAGCCCGGGTTTTATGTCATCAGCCCCGCGACTGCCTCGTAACGCGCATGCTCCGCCCCTCTCCCCGCCTTCTCTTGCACTTGATTGGCTACCTGCCGGCGCCGTCGCGACCAACACGCGGTTCCCATTGGTTAACCCAGCGCCGCCCACCTCCCTTCAAGATGGCAGCTCCACGCCGGCCTTGGTGGCCGCGGTTGTTCCTGTGGAAATTGTGGCAAACCCGGAGGTTTCCACAGAATTCTGCGATACACCCGGACCTGCGAGCGAGGACTTACTCCGGAGGAGACGGCCCATACTCGCGCACGGCGCTCTACGAGCTGCTCGGCGTTCCCTCTACAGCCACCCAAGCGCAGATCAAGGCGGCTTACTACCGGCAGAGCTTCCTCTACCATCCCGACCGCAACTCGGGAAGCGCCGAGGCTGCCGAGCGCTTCACGCGCATCTCCCAGGCCTACCTGGTGCTGGGCAGTGCCACCCTCCGTCGCAAGTACGACCGCGGACTGCTCAGCGACCAGGACCTACTCGGGCCGGGCGTCCGGCCCTCGGCGGCGCCCGCGGCCGACCCGGCTCCCCGCGCCCCGCCGTCCAGCTGCCGGGCCCGTGAGGCTGGCGGGGCCGCCTCGGGCGCCCCCCGCACCATGTTCAACTTCGACGCCTTCTACCAGGCGCACTACGGAGAGCAGCTGCAGCGCGAGCAGCGCCTCCGGGCCCGGCGGGAGGCTCTTCGCAAACAGCAGGAGGACCAGGCCAGGAAGGGGTTCCAGTGGGAGGAAACCCGGGACGcgactttcatttttcttctcctcttaaTATTCATCCTCATCGGCCTTCGTATTTGATGAGAGACGGGAGGGCAGGAGAACTGCCCAGCCAGCCCCGAGAAAACGCCCTTTCCTTGCGTAGTCTACCTCTGTTGGGGTCCGAAGGGATGTGCCCCTTGACCTCCCGAACCCGCCCATCCTAACTGGTGACCAGCACATCCCTGCGGTCCAGAAAAGGAGGCTTCTCGATGCCCAAGAGGTCCCAGCATGAAGAATCCCAAAGGCCCGAAGTGGAGGGTTTTCAGGAGTCCCTTGGTTGCCTGCTTCCAGAGGTCGCCTTCCTGATGTCCCTTCAGGAATTCTCGCTCTGGCTTGATCGAAAAGCCCTGAGCAATATTTGTCTGCTACTGCCCCGTATTTGTGTCTCTGGGCTCCTGGGTAACCTTGAAACGTGCAATATGCCCAGTTGTTGGCtgccaaaagaaaaattctgggGCTGTACgacacttgtctttctgtgtgttCCCCACGCCACAGATGTGGACTGATCCAGGGTAAGGATGTGGTGCATGGAGAGCTTACTGCTCCTCAAGGGTCTGCCCCACACCACTCTCCCTTCTGTTGGTGGCACATGGGAGTGAGAAAACAAGGTCATCAGGCATAAGGAGTGTGTGCCCCGTGTCCATATGAATCTAGTGTGTGACCTTGGAGAAGGAGTGAATCATTTGCTCTCTTGAGGCCTGTCACCCTTTATTAACCATAGTTCTAGACCTTAGTGATTACAGCATGAAGGGCAGAATTCACCTTGGGACTGTGTGCCTGTCACCTGGGTCAGCCCTTTATTAGCCAGTCTGATTGCTAACTGTGCAGCCCGTCTCCTCCAAGAAATAGACTGACTTGGAGCTTCAGTCCCTGGAGGGTGGCCCATACTCCTGTTTAATTTGCAGTGCTTATCAGAGGCCCCATAAGCCATGTCCTGAAAACCAAGCCACTGGAGGCTGTGAGAAACTTGGGGGGGTTTGGAGTAGCCAGGCCTCCTGAGGGTCAGAAGCCTTGTTGGTCAAAGTGGAGAGTGTTCCTCCTGCACAACTGCATGAAGGGCTTGTTTGGAGTTTTGGGTATTTGGTTTTTCTCTCTGGTGCTGAGCAGCTGGGCAGTAAGACTCCTTTCACTTACCACCTGTGAGAGTGGGATGGCCATGAGATGGCAGAAGCTGGAGTGTCTATGCCCAGGGCTGAGTATAAAGCTGTGGGAGAGGAAAACCCTTACAGGATGTCTAGGCCAGGTTGAGGATCCAAGTCTAGGGTGTAAGCAAAGCCCAAGGTGCTTAGGTATGTTAATGCCAGCTCGTGCTCTTGATGTTTTGTGTAAGATCCTTGTATAAATTGGGGTATACCCACATATAGTCCAGCTTGATCTCTTGAAAACTATTTGATTATCTTGCCTAGGAGACGGGGATAAATTAGTCATTAGATTCCCAATGATCATGATTCCGCAGTAAAGATTCAAACCCATGTAGATTCAGAGCTGCTTGGCTCTGAGCCTTGATTTACTGGTAGAaggttttggttatttttttaattttgttttgtttggtaccggggattgaactcaagggcacgaagacactgagccacatcccaagtcctattttgtattttatttagagacagagtctcactgagttttttagcacctcacttttactgaggctggctttgaactcgctatcctcctgcctcagcctccctagctgctgggattataggtgggtcCTGGCGACCCACTAGAGgatatatgtactttttaaaagaacatttaatgTTGTTATGTTTCAAGTTCTCTTTGTACATATAAACTAGGGGAAGCGGAGCTTAGCAGAATGTGCACAAGTGAGTGATTTCTCATCCAAGAAAGCAAGGCTTGACAGTACTTGGGGTGGGGGCTTTTGTTTCCATCAGAAGGGCTCTTTAGTTTGGGTTTGTAAAAGCACTAGGGATCTGTAACACCATGCACCCATGACATAGACCTCACGTTTGTCTTCTCCCAGCCAAGAATGTTTCCTGTGGCCCTAGAACCAGTAAATACATAGAATTTTACAGGTTTCAGACTGGGGGGATGGTTCTCAACATGAAAATTCTGGGGACGTTCCATAACATTCTATGCAACTCTAAACAGGTTAGTCTGTAAAGTTTATTAAGCATCATCTACCTGTCAGCCTCTCCTTTGGCTATGACAAGGACCACTGCACTCTGAGAGTGTCCATCCCCATAGGCTTCTGGTCTTTTTTTAGGCCACAGCCGGGCTCTGAGAGGCTCTATCCCTGCTGTTCCTAAAACTGAGTCTGAGTCTTCATGGAAAGGGAGATGTGTGGGAGGACTTTGAAGGATCCCCAACTGGTTCCCATGATAACATTTGTCTTCCCCTTTCCTGATTGTATGAGTCTTACTCTACCTGCCCTGGCAAGAGGAGGCTGCCATGGACACTAACCTCTGCCTTGTAGGGCTTTTCCCCCTGGTCCTGATCCTGCAGGAAGGCTCAGACATGTCCAGTCttagtcatttttcttcttttggttgcAAACTAAAATCTCCCCTGAAGTTTGGACCTAGAACAAGAGACTAGCAAAAAGGGCCAAATCTGCCTCAGGCTGTGCTcagtggggtggggaagggggtgCAAGTACAGTAGAGGCCAAGAGAGCAGCAGGCACCAGGCCCAGGTGGGAAGACTTGGGCAGCCAGCAGGGACCAAGACGCATGTGTGTAGACAGCTGTGTGTGTCCTTGGAGTTGATCAGAACTGTGTTCCTTTTGAGCCAAACTGCTCCCCCCTCgttgctcttttattttattgctgggTAAACTAACCCTTTGCAGATCCCAGCATTGACAGTAAGAGTCCTACTTTCTTCTGAGATCCCAGCTGTCATCCTGTGGGTGCATCTTCAGCCTCTGTCATGGAACCAGAGGGAGCCAGCCTTAGTCCAAGGAGTCATCCCTTGGATCACAATTGACTCAGGTCTTCACAGGTGCCAAGCGATTGGCACCAACActcctttttttgagaaatgggaGAAGCCTGAGTCTTGAACCTTTGGGCTTTCAGGGAGGTCACCAGACGCCATGAAAACAGGCGAAGAGAAGGGACATTGGTCAGTGGTGGTACTCCTTCAGTCCTCTCCCTCACAcccccccctttattttttttttagaattttaatatttatttttttagttttttggcggacacaacatctttgtttgtatgtggtgctgaggctcgaacccgggtcacacgcatgccaggtgagtgcgctaccgcttgagccacatccccagccctcacacccCCCTCTTTTAaagtgctatggattgaacccagggcctcacacctgacCCTGGGcatgtactttaccactgagttacatccccacccccatccatGCTCTTGAAGTTGGTGCACAAGAATGTGGGCTCTAACCTGGCCTTTGCGTACTCTCGATTCATCTGCCTGTGATTAAGTCACATACTGCCATCTGCCCATGCACAAGAGCATGGCAGAGAACCTGCCTCTCCTGCCCCCAGCTCAGCTCTGGGATGCAGCTTACAGCCCAGAGATTTGTGCAGAGCAGCTGAGTGTCCCTCTGTTAAGGTATGTGGACCTTCTGACCTTGCATTGCCAAGAACGCTCTCATCACAGCAGGTAGCCCATATGGGGGTTCATCTCTCACTGGCTGTCCTGAGGTCACTTGGTCCTGTGACTCTAGACATATCTCCAATTGCCATATCTCAGGCCTGGGATCCTTCGGCTAATCTTGAGGCTGGTTGACCTCCCGCTCACCCTACCTTTGCCCCTTTAGCATCCACACCCTCAGTCCAAGGAAGGGATGCATTAGACACAAGAAGGCCTATTTCAGAAGACTTGGGGCAGACAGATTTGTGGTTCATGGGCCACAACTAACCTGTTTGGCTGGGATGTGTCCTAAAATATCTTAAACCAACATTCAAAACTTGGGAGATTTTTGCAGAAAAATAGATTGCTAACCTCTTGAAAAATGAGAATATCTGCCACCATTTAGCTGACTTAACTTCCTGGGCACTGTGGGAGAAGCCAAGTTAACAGCCACTCACTCTGAGATGAACACTGCTTCCCAGGCTGCTGCATGCCCACCAGCTGGAAGAGGTGAGGTACACAAGGCCTCCATCCACACACTTGCACCATGTCCCCAGAGCACAGAAATGTCTTTCTGCGTGTCCACCAAGAGGGGAAACCAACCAGCTTGTCCCTTCTAGAAACCATTCAGCAACCTCTTGTCTGGAAGGTTGGGGTGAGCTTATAGGCAGGGCTCTGCAAGGCCACAGTGGCTCAGGCCTGCATAGCTCAGTGAGCCTTGATGGTCCATCTCTGGACAAGAGAGGAAGCCTAGAAAATGATGGGAAGCCAGTGGTTCCCAAACCAGGAGGCATATGTAAGACTTTCTGAGAAACAAGAATTTTGTGTTTATCTCAAAGGGTAGGAGATTTGTTATTTGGGGGtatttttggtttggtttataAAAGCAGTAGTGTCTATAAAAGGACCTTGATGTAGTCCCTCAAGTTTGTACTTTTTCACAGAGGATCATAGTCAGGATCATTCCCTGGGGCCTTAGAACCTGGAAGCAGAAAGTCTTAGAAAGGAGGAAAGGCCCAGACTGCCTGACCTCTTCCAGAATATTCCAGAATACTCCATGTGCCTTCAAGCCAGGGGCTTCCTGAAGTTTTTTAGCCATCCAACTCGCCTCTCCCTTGGCCCACCCAGGAAACCCACTCCATCCCCACCTACCTCAGGTCTTGACCAGGCTTGAGCTGAACACTGAGAGGCCTCACTCCCTCTACAGGTGGGTCTGAGCTCTTGGTGGAAGGTGAGGTGTGTACATGGCCTTTGGAAGGACCGCATCTGGTTCCCATGGTATCACTCTTCTCCCTCCTCAGTCCCACTCTTACCTGGgtctttcctttgctgttcaCCTGCCCTCTTCAGACTAGATGCTGCCTCTAGAGGCCATTCCCCAAGTCACGATAGCAGAGAAAAGCTTGGTCATGCCCAACCTCAGCTCCATCTCTCCTATAACAATCAAAACTCCTGGAAGCTGGGACGAGGAATGGATTCCAGGGCAAGAGAGGCCCAACCTGTCCCAGCTGAGACAAGAATGAAGGTTTCCCTCACTGATGAGTCACTGTCGTCTCAGCAATGGAGCAATGAGGCCAGGGTGGGACAGGGTGTCTTGAGTGGGCACTCATGGTTTTAACTATACCCCTACTAGGGGCAAGTGACTGGCCCAGAGGGCTCTCTGAAGCTCACATGGGCCTGCTCCTCCAGCTGTTGCCTAATCTCTAAAGGCCCATCAGGCACTGTGATGCCTCCATGTGAGCGCAGCACTCAGGGCCTTGACCGAGCGCGGTCTGCTTCCATTGGTCTCCTTTGACTCTGGCACCATAGGGGACAGTCCTTTAGAAATGCCAAAGCTAAACACCACACACGTGTGTTTCTCAACAGATTCCCTCCTGGGACTTAGTTCCACTCCTTCCAGTCCTTATTCCTCCAAAGGTGCCCTTTTGGGATCTCTATCTTGTAGTGTCAAACTTCAGTGGGATACAGAGCCAACCCAAGACCTCTCTCATTCAAGATGGTGCAATTCTTACTCTCACCAACCAGACCAGGCCAACTTTGCAAGCTTCTATGGCACTCTGACAGTCCCCTGTGCCTGCAAGCACTTCCACACCTCCCTGAACATCATTCCTTTCCTTAGCCGGGACCCAGGTTGAGCCAGGGCATGTTCCTGCTCACCCATCTTCTTGCCCACACTCATCAGCCAAGTTGACCTCCAGTCTCCACCTGGCTGAAGACAAAGCCCTTCTGTCCCACAGACACTCCATCGCCCAGAGAGGTGGTCATCTGGCAGGCCAGAAGGagcaggtgccatcctgactgggCTTACAAGAGACCCCGGAAAAGAAAGCGCGTACAGGTGGAGCAACTGGAGGCCGCCGTGGAGCAAAATGTGCTTCTGGCCAGAAGTGCTGGGAGATAAGATTTAGGAAGGGCTTTCACAGGTTGGTGACCAGAGGAGGCTTCTCAGAAGAGGCAGCAGCAGTGCTGGACCTGCAGGACGCTGGGCTTTGGGTGggtagagaggaagggagggcatCTCAAGAGGAGGCGGCCCAGAGGCTGAACTGTGGAGGCTGCGCCCGCAGAATGGCTGGCCAAGGGAGCAGAGAGGAGTCTGGCAGCGCGTCATCCGCATCATCACATTTATTGACGGCCCCTAGGAAGCGGGGCTGGGGACAGAACATACAAAGACAAGGACCTGCCCTCAAAAAGGTTCCATTCTAAGGAGACAGGGacagaaaaatacagaatggtctttcctggggtggcctgctctcACTGGTGCAGGTCAGAGCCCTAGCCTATCTTGCCCCAGGGTCTGGAGCAGGTGCAGGGCATGTAGCAGCCCCAGGGCTGTGATGTCCCTGCCCCGCAGTTGGGGCCTTGACCACCTGGCTCCTAGGTGGTGGGCCCCAGACTGGGGGAAAAGTAGGCTCAAGACCTGATGGAAACGCTCCCGTTGGCCTTGGCGTTACGCGCACCCAGTGGAGTGGCAGAGTGAGACAGGCCCCGAGGGGAAGCGGTACCGTCCTGGCCCCAGGCCCTGTAAGTGAAGTTCTTCCGTGGGGCTGGCCTGTCACCCCAGAGACCCCAGCCAGGGAGACAAGAAAGGCAGAGTTTCCTCATCGCCCGAGGCCCAGCACCCTGCCCACCCTACCCaagccctctctgggcctcttggGGTGACCCTCCTCCCCAGCTCAGCCGCCAGGGCCTGCCTGAGGCCAGGGGGAGgggcctgcccctccccccacccaggcagtgggggaggaggaggagccaggaatCAAGTTTGTCTAGGCCCCCCACTGGGGGGCCACAGCCTGGATCCTACCGGTGGGGGGGCTCTGGCTGAGAGGGCCGAGGGCtcagcagaggggctgggccaaGAGGGCACCCAGGGGAGCCCTTGAGTGGTGGCACTGGGCGGGAGTCCAAGGGGGGCAGGCTCCGGGGCACTGATGGTGGCCCCCGGGCAGCCCCAGTGGGCAGGACAGCTGCAGCGGGGAAGGGCTTGGGGGGGTCCGCGGCCGCAGTGGGGGCTGGCTGGGCAGACCGCTCCCGTCGCCGCAGCAGCTCCTGCAGCTTCTCAGCCTGTGTCCGCCTCAGGTGCGCCAGGGCCCGGCCGCGCTGGAAGGCCGGCAGGAAGGCCTCCAGGCTCTGCTCCCCCAGCAACAACTGCTCCATCTGCTCCTGGGCAGAGGGAGAGAAGGCTTGGGAGAAGTATGGCCAGGGACAGAGTCCCTCCCCATGGCAACCACCGCAGGGAACAAGGGCCCCTGCGTTCCAGT
The sequence above is drawn from the Urocitellus parryii isolate mUroPar1 chromosome 9, mUroPar1.hap1, whole genome shotgun sequence genome and encodes:
- the Dnajc30 gene encoding dnaJ homolog subfamily C member 30, mitochondrial; this translates as MAAPRRPWWPRLFLWKLWQTRRFPQNSAIHPDLRARTYSGGDGPYSRTALYELLGVPSTATQAQIKAAYYRQSFLYHPDRNSGSAEAAERFTRISQAYLVLGSATLRRKYDRGLLSDQDLLGPGVRPSAAPAADPAPRAPPSSCRAREAGGAASGAPRTMFNFDAFYQAHYGEQLQREQRLRARREALRKQQEDQARKGFQWEETRDATFIFLLLLIFILIGLRI